In Excalfactoria chinensis isolate bCotChi1 chromosome 5, bCotChi1.hap2, whole genome shotgun sequence, a single genomic region encodes these proteins:
- the IFITM10 gene encoding interferon-induced transmembrane protein 10 isoform X1, with the protein MDGRTGSESPTAAPALPIPGWDGRHEARTDRQPEGRTDGGLRAGAARRAERGDAAAAATTERTQDPPLGPPCPFDGAAWAPRPPPGPQQGCFACIAKPPALRHASPVLSPSSAAQLMESKGCKGDSLRPAGPCKHSVEKKTMTNPTTVIEIYPDTSEVNDYYLWSIFNFVYLNFCCLGFIALAYSLKVRDKKLLNDLNGAVEDAKTARLFNITSSALATFCIILIFIFLRYPLTDY; encoded by the exons ATGGACGGACGGACGGGCAGCGAGAG CCCGACCGCGGCCCCCGCGCTCCCCATCCCGGGATGGGACGGACGGCACGAGGCCCGGACAGACCGACAGCCGGAGGGACGGACGGACGGAGGACTGCGGGCGGGGGCAGCGCGGCG GGCAGAGCGCGGTgacgccgccgccgccgccaccacGGAGAGGACGCAGGACCCCCCCCTGGGCCCCCCGTGCCCTTTCGACGGGGCGGCCTGGGCCCCCCGACCCCCTCCAGGccctcagcagggctgcttcGCATGCATCGCCAAGCCCCCGGCCCTCCGGCACGCCTCACCCGTCCTCTCACCCTCCTCCGCCGCGCAGCTGATGGAGAGCAAGGGCTGCAAAGGGGACAGCCTGCGGCCAGCGGGCCCGTGCAAGCACTCGGTGGAGAAGAAGACCATGACCAACCCCACCACTGTCATCGAGATCTACCCCGACACCAGCGAGGTGAATGACTACTATCTCTGGTCCATCTTCAACTTCGTATACCTCAACTTCTGCTGCCTCGGCTTCATTGCTTTGGCCTATTCTCTGAAA gTCCGGGATAAGAAACTCCTCAATGACTTAAATGGTGCAGTGGAAGACGCCAAGACAGCCCGGCTTTTCAACATCACCAGCTCAGCCCTTGCCACCTTCTGCATCatcctcatcttcatcttcctgCGGTACCCCCTCACTGATTACTAG
- the IFITM10 gene encoding interferon-induced transmembrane protein 10 isoform X2 — protein MDGRTGSERAERGDAAAAATTERTQDPPLGPPCPFDGAAWAPRPPPGPQQGCFACIAKPPALRHASPVLSPSSAAQLMESKGCKGDSLRPAGPCKHSVEKKTMTNPTTVIEIYPDTSEVNDYYLWSIFNFVYLNFCCLGFIALAYSLKVRDKKLLNDLNGAVEDAKTARLFNITSSALATFCIILIFIFLRYPLTDY, from the exons ATGGACGGACGGACGGGCAGCGAGAG GGCAGAGCGCGGTgacgccgccgccgccgccaccacGGAGAGGACGCAGGACCCCCCCCTGGGCCCCCCGTGCCCTTTCGACGGGGCGGCCTGGGCCCCCCGACCCCCTCCAGGccctcagcagggctgcttcGCATGCATCGCCAAGCCCCCGGCCCTCCGGCACGCCTCACCCGTCCTCTCACCCTCCTCCGCCGCGCAGCTGATGGAGAGCAAGGGCTGCAAAGGGGACAGCCTGCGGCCAGCGGGCCCGTGCAAGCACTCGGTGGAGAAGAAGACCATGACCAACCCCACCACTGTCATCGAGATCTACCCCGACACCAGCGAGGTGAATGACTACTATCTCTGGTCCATCTTCAACTTCGTATACCTCAACTTCTGCTGCCTCGGCTTCATTGCTTTGGCCTATTCTCTGAAA gTCCGGGATAAGAAACTCCTCAATGACTTAAATGGTGCAGTGGAAGACGCCAAGACAGCCCGGCTTTTCAACATCACCAGCTCAGCCCTTGCCACCTTCTGCATCatcctcatcttcatcttcctgCGGTACCCCCTCACTGATTACTAG